A genomic stretch from Dyella sp. M7H15-1 includes:
- the rnt gene encoding ribonuclease T, protein MEQLNNSLAARMADRFRGFLPVIVDVETGGFDTKRDALLEIAAVTVGMDQEGNLYPHPAVSTHVEPFPGANIDPQALEITGIDPENPLRGALDERLALDHIFQAVRMAVRHHECQRAILVGHNAAFDLGFLNAAVRRVGHKRNPFHPFSCFDTATLSGLAYGQTVLSKAVLAAGYTFDSREAHSAVYDAERTALLFCRIVNRLRTLEVLELERVGAALPE, encoded by the coding sequence ATGGAGCAACTCAACAACAGTCTTGCGGCCCGAATGGCCGATCGTTTCCGCGGCTTCCTGCCGGTGATCGTGGATGTGGAGACCGGCGGATTCGACACCAAGCGCGATGCTCTGCTGGAGATTGCCGCCGTTACCGTCGGCATGGACCAGGAAGGCAATCTTTATCCCCACCCCGCCGTTTCCACTCACGTGGAACCTTTCCCTGGTGCCAACATCGATCCGCAGGCGCTGGAAATCACCGGCATCGATCCGGAGAACCCGCTGCGCGGCGCGCTTGACGAACGGCTAGCTCTGGACCATATCTTCCAGGCCGTGCGCATGGCTGTACGACACCATGAATGCCAACGCGCCATTCTGGTGGGGCACAATGCGGCTTTCGATCTGGGCTTTCTCAATGCGGCCGTACGCCGCGTGGGGCACAAGCGCAATCCGTTCCACCCTTTCAGTTGTTTCGATACCGCCACTCTGAGCGGGCTAGCCTATGGGCAAACCGTACTCAGCAAAGCCGTGCTGGCCGCCGGTTACACCTTCGACTCGCGCGAAGCCCACTCGGCGGTGTATGACGCCGAGCGCACGGCGCTGCTTTTCTGCCGCATCGTCAATCGCTTGCGCACACTGGAAGTGCTTGAGCTGGAGCGCGTAGGTGCCGCGCTTCCCGAATAA
- a CDS encoding carbonic anhydrase — protein MKRLIHGFEHFRHEVFPQQRELFKKLASGQSPGAMFITCADSRVMPELMFNAQPGELFVYRNIGNIVPPYAQHVSGVVAAIEYAVRVLKVEHIVICGHSDCGAMKALGKPELVREMPSVAAWLKHADVARYVVEQNTSGLSDDECLHYLTRENVVGQLEHLRTLPVVAAAMASGNLSIHGWVYDIAHAELEAFDAQEGRFVTLKPGMEDLPEATPHMRFSASAA, from the coding sequence ATGAAGCGTTTGATTCATGGTTTTGAGCATTTTCGCCACGAAGTGTTTCCGCAACAGCGTGAGCTGTTCAAAAAGCTCGCTTCGGGCCAGAGTCCCGGCGCGATGTTCATCACTTGCGCAGATTCGCGCGTGATGCCGGAGTTGATGTTCAACGCGCAGCCAGGCGAACTATTCGTCTATCGCAACATCGGCAATATCGTTCCACCCTACGCGCAGCACGTAAGCGGCGTGGTGGCGGCGATCGAATATGCCGTGCGAGTGCTCAAGGTCGAGCACATCGTTATTTGCGGCCATTCCGACTGTGGCGCGATGAAAGCGCTGGGTAAACCGGAGCTGGTGCGTGAGATGCCCTCGGTCGCGGCATGGCTCAAGCATGCCGATGTAGCCCGCTATGTGGTGGAACAGAACACCTCGGGACTTTCGGACGATGAATGCCTGCACTACCTGACGCGAGAGAACGTCGTCGGACAGCTTGAGCATTTGCGTACATTGCCCGTAGTGGCGGCGGCGATGGCCAGCGGCAACCTGAGCATTCACGGCTGGGTTTACGACATTGCCCATGCGGAACTTGAAGCGTTCGACGCGCAGGAAGGGCGTTTTGTCACCCTCAAGCCGGGTATGGAAGACTTGCCCGAGGCTACACCACACATGCGGTTTTCCGCATCGGCGGCATAA
- a CDS encoding SulP family inorganic anion transporter encodes MIRGYVSQGLFGRDLLGSIVVFLVALPLCMGIAIASGMPPAAGLITGIVGGLVVGAIAGSPLQVSGPAAGLAVLVFELVREHGVVALGPVVLLAGLIQMVAGLGKLGVWFRMVSPAVVAGMLSGIGILIVASQLHVLMDAIPKARGLENFAALPSAFMDAMSGEGGSTVALLVGLATIAIMLGWEKLRPSSLRFVPGALLAVVAVTATVQGLGADVKKVDVPSNLFAAISLPTFDSLVSLAQPSLLVAAFTFALIASAETLLSAAAVDRMHDGARTNYDRELTAQGVGNLICGVLGALPMTGVIVRSAANVQAGSATRMATILHGGWILVFAMLLPWLMRMTPVACLAGILVYTGIKMVNLKQINSLAVYGRGTALIYLATTLAIVATDLLAGVLIGFALSLLRLALQSSRLSVGLDQHPEPGTKLLQLDGSATFLKVPALARALERVPPNTRLLVEVERLNHVDQACLELLTDWGRNAPARGCELVVDWNALHRRVEGLRKAA; translated from the coding sequence GTGATACGAGGATATGTTTCGCAAGGGCTGTTCGGCCGGGATCTGCTCGGTTCGATCGTGGTGTTTCTGGTGGCGCTGCCTTTGTGCATGGGCATTGCCATCGCGTCGGGCATGCCGCCTGCGGCAGGCCTGATCACTGGCATCGTGGGTGGCTTGGTAGTGGGGGCGATCGCCGGATCGCCCCTCCAGGTCAGCGGCCCTGCCGCGGGTCTGGCGGTGCTGGTGTTCGAGTTAGTACGTGAACACGGGGTGGTCGCGTTGGGTCCGGTGGTGCTGCTTGCTGGCCTCATCCAGATGGTTGCCGGTCTGGGCAAGCTTGGTGTGTGGTTTCGCATGGTGTCACCGGCGGTGGTGGCAGGCATGTTGTCGGGTATCGGCATCCTGATCGTTGCTTCGCAGTTGCATGTGTTGATGGATGCTATTCCCAAGGCGCGTGGATTGGAGAACTTCGCAGCCTTGCCAAGCGCCTTCATGGATGCGATGAGCGGTGAGGGCGGCAGCACGGTTGCCTTGCTGGTGGGTCTGGCGACTATTGCGATCATGCTTGGATGGGAAAAACTGCGTCCTTCATCCTTGCGTTTTGTGCCAGGGGCCTTGCTGGCTGTGGTAGCCGTGACTGCCACCGTGCAAGGGTTGGGTGCGGATGTGAAAAAGGTGGATGTGCCATCGAATCTATTTGCCGCCATCTCGCTGCCAACTTTCGATAGCTTGGTTTCGTTGGCGCAACCATCGTTGTTGGTCGCTGCATTCACCTTTGCACTGATCGCCAGTGCGGAAACGCTGCTCTCGGCCGCTGCCGTCGATCGCATGCATGACGGAGCACGCACAAACTACGATCGCGAGCTGACCGCGCAAGGTGTCGGCAACCTGATTTGCGGTGTGCTAGGTGCGTTGCCGATGACTGGCGTTATCGTGCGCAGTGCTGCGAACGTGCAAGCCGGCTCGGCCACCCGTATGGCCACCATCCTGCATGGTGGCTGGATTCTGGTATTCGCTATGCTGTTGCCGTGGCTGATGCGCATGACGCCCGTGGCCTGCCTGGCCGGTATCCTGGTCTACACCGGTATCAAGATGGTGAATCTCAAGCAGATTAACAGCCTCGCGGTTTATGGTCGTGGTACTGCGTTGATCTATCTGGCCACCACCCTTGCCATCGTAGCCACGGATCTGCTGGCCGGTGTGTTGATCGGGTTTGCCTTGTCCTTGTTGCGCCTGGCCTTGCAATCGTCAAGGCTCAGTGTCGGACTGGATCAGCATCCTGAGCCGGGTACCAAGTTGCTGCAACTGGATGGTTCGGCGACCTTTCTGAAAGTGCCTGCGCTGGCTCGCGCGTTGGAGCGCGTACCGCCGAATACGCGTTTGTTGGTGGAAGTGGAGCGTTTGAACCATGTCGATCAGGCTTGCCTGGAGTTGCTCACCGACTGGGGCCGCAATGCACCCGCGCGTGGTTGCGAATTGGTCGTGGATTGGAATGCGTTGCACCGACGCGTGGAGGGATTGCGCAAAGCAGCATAG
- the nth gene encoding endonuclease III encodes MKKADVIELFARLRELNPHPTTELAYTTPFELLVAVVLSAQATDVGVNKATRKLYPVANTAHALLDLGEEKLKRYISTIGLFNAKAKNVIALCKLLVEQYDGKVPRTREALEALPGVGRKTANVVLNTAFGHPTIAVDTHIFRVANRTGLAPGKDVRAVEDKLEKVIPPEFKQDAHHWLILHGRYVCKARKPNCPQCAIRDLCRYKDKTTAT; translated from the coding sequence GTGAAGAAAGCGGATGTGATCGAACTGTTTGCGCGACTGCGCGAACTCAATCCGCATCCCACCACGGAACTGGCTTACACCACGCCATTCGAATTACTGGTGGCCGTGGTGCTTTCCGCACAGGCCACGGATGTCGGTGTCAACAAGGCGACTCGCAAGCTCTATCCGGTCGCCAATACCGCGCACGCCCTCCTCGATCTGGGTGAGGAAAAGCTCAAGCGCTACATCAGCACCATCGGCCTGTTCAATGCCAAGGCGAAGAACGTCATCGCACTGTGCAAGCTCCTAGTCGAGCAATACGACGGCAAAGTGCCGCGCACCCGCGAAGCACTGGAAGCCCTGCCCGGCGTGGGTCGCAAGACCGCGAATGTGGTGCTCAACACTGCGTTCGGACATCCCACCATCGCGGTGGATACGCATATCTTCCGCGTCGCCAATCGCACGGGACTGGCCCCCGGCAAAGATGTGCGCGCGGTCGAAGACAAGCTAGAAAAGGTGATCCCGCCGGAGTTCAAGCAGGATGCGCATCACTGGCTGATCCTGCATGGACGTTATGTGTGCAAGGCGCGCAAGCCGAATTGTCCGCAGTGCGCGATTCGAGATCTGTGCCGCTACAAGGACAAAACGACCGCGACGTGA
- a CDS encoding RnfABCDGE type electron transport complex subunit B — protein MPTLADRIDALLPQTQCEQCGYHGCRPYAEAIANGEAEINQCPPGGSEGIVKLAALLGRAPIPLNPENGEERPRTLARIIEADCIGCTKCIQVCPVDAIVGANKLMHTVVADDCTGCERCVPACPVDCIVLEPMSLEQANDPEHADAARRHFQRRETRLAAQQAKRDAELAARKAQVHAKNARQSVLDALARAKAKKQEPKA, from the coding sequence ATGCCCACCCTCGCCGACCGCATCGACGCCCTGCTCCCGCAAACGCAATGCGAACAATGCGGCTACCACGGCTGCCGTCCCTATGCGGAAGCAATCGCTAACGGCGAGGCAGAGATCAACCAATGCCCACCCGGCGGCAGCGAAGGCATCGTCAAACTGGCCGCGCTGCTCGGCCGCGCGCCGATCCCGCTGAACCCCGAAAACGGCGAGGAAAGGCCGCGCACACTCGCCCGCATCATCGAAGCCGATTGCATCGGCTGCACCAAATGCATCCAGGTCTGCCCGGTCGATGCCATCGTGGGCGCCAACAAACTGATGCACACAGTGGTCGCCGACGATTGCACTGGCTGCGAACGTTGCGTGCCCGCATGCCCGGTTGACTGCATCGTGCTGGAACCGATGTCGCTGGAACAAGCCAACGATCCGGAGCATGCGGACGCGGCACGCCGACACTTCCAACGACGCGAGACAAGGTTGGCGGCACAGCAAGCCAAGCGTGACGCCGAACTGGCTGCGCGCAAGGCACAAGTACATGCCAAAAACGCCCGCCAGAGCGTACTGGATGCCCTGGCGCGAGCGAAAGCAAAAAAACAGGAGCCCAAGGCGTGA
- the metG gene encoding methionine--tRNA ligase — protein MSRRLLVTHALPYANGPLHLGHMLGYIQTDIWVRAQRMMGSEVYFVAADDAHGTPIMLAAEKADLSPEAFIEGIRARHEADFADFHFSYDNYYTTHSDENRELASLIYTRLCDGGFIAKRNIQQLFDPDKQMFLPDRYIKGACPKCGTPDQYGDNCENCGATYAPTDLINPYSVVSGATPVLRDSEHYFFELGKFETLLRDWFGGKLTGGAPVANAGVVAKLKEWLDGGLKDWDISRDAPYFGFPIPDAPGKFFYVWLDAPIGYLASFLNLCNKAGLKFDDFLASDSAAEMHHFIGKDIINFHGLFWPAMLYGAKLRTPTALHVNGYLTVNGAKMSKSRGTFIQARTYLESGLHPEFLRYYFATMLSDTPVDVDLDLKAFEERVNSHLIGKWVNIASRTAGFVHKFFEGRLASHFSEEQNELWRVLISHYEGVPTLYESGEFAEAMRRFVLIADLVNGHIAIKAPWVMAKHEDQREELHQVCSFSLAAFRLLGGLLKPVLPATVEAAEQFLAAPIADFDSACATLHNHTIHAFKPLLSRIVPKHIEAMVEASKESLGTTPEPEPTAKKPAKKDSKPMTETATSITQDAAVIGIDDFAKLDLRVGKVLACEFVDGSDKLLRFELDAGPLGKRQIFSGIRAAYGAPEKLIGRNVVFIANLEPRKMRFGLSEGMILSAGDGGSDLFLLDADQGAKPGATVR, from the coding sequence ATGAGCCGACGCCTACTCGTCACCCATGCCCTGCCCTATGCCAACGGCCCGCTGCACCTGGGCCACATGCTGGGCTACATCCAGACGGATATCTGGGTTCGCGCGCAGCGGATGATGGGCAGCGAGGTGTACTTCGTGGCGGCGGACGATGCGCATGGCACGCCGATCATGTTGGCCGCGGAAAAAGCCGACCTGTCGCCGGAAGCCTTTATCGAAGGCATCCGCGCCAGGCATGAAGCCGACTTTGCCGACTTCCACTTCAGCTACGACAACTACTACACCACGCACTCGGACGAGAACCGCGAACTGGCGTCGCTGATCTACACACGCCTGTGCGATGGTGGATTTATCGCCAAGCGCAACATCCAACAGTTGTTCGACCCCGACAAGCAAATGTTCCTGCCAGATCGCTACATCAAGGGCGCCTGCCCGAAATGCGGCACGCCGGATCAGTACGGTGACAACTGCGAAAACTGTGGCGCCACCTACGCACCGACCGATCTGATCAATCCATACTCGGTAGTCTCCGGCGCCACGCCGGTGCTGCGCGACTCGGAGCATTATTTCTTCGAATTGGGCAAGTTCGAAACGCTGCTGCGCGACTGGTTCGGCGGCAAGCTGACCGGCGGCGCACCCGTGGCAAACGCCGGCGTGGTCGCCAAGCTGAAGGAGTGGCTGGATGGCGGCCTGAAGGATTGGGACATTTCCCGCGATGCACCCTATTTCGGCTTTCCGATTCCCGACGCACCCGGCAAGTTCTTCTACGTGTGGCTGGATGCGCCCATCGGCTATCTCGCCAGCTTCCTCAATCTGTGCAACAAGGCCGGGTTGAAGTTCGACGACTTCCTTGCGTCGGACAGCGCTGCCGAAATGCATCACTTCATCGGCAAGGACATCATCAACTTCCACGGCCTGTTCTGGCCTGCGATGCTGTATGGCGCGAAGCTGCGCACCCCAACGGCACTGCACGTGAACGGCTATCTCACCGTGAACGGCGCGAAGATGTCCAAATCGCGCGGTACTTTTATCCAGGCGCGTACCTACCTGGAATCCGGCTTGCATCCGGAGTTCCTGCGTTACTACTTCGCCACCATGCTGAGCGATACACCGGTCGACGTGGACCTGGACCTGAAAGCGTTCGAGGAGCGCGTCAATTCGCATCTGATCGGCAAGTGGGTGAACATCGCCAGCCGCACCGCGGGTTTCGTGCACAAGTTCTTCGAGGGCCGCCTGGCATCGCACTTTTCCGAAGAACAAAATGAACTGTGGCGCGTGCTGATTTCGCATTACGAAGGCGTACCGACACTGTATGAAAGCGGCGAGTTCGCCGAAGCCATGCGCCGTTTCGTGCTGATCGCCGACCTGGTCAACGGCCACATCGCCATCAAGGCCCCGTGGGTGATGGCCAAGCACGAAGACCAGCGCGAAGAGCTGCACCAGGTGTGTTCATTCTCGCTTGCCGCCTTCCGTTTGCTCGGCGGCCTGCTCAAACCGGTGTTGCCAGCGACGGTGGAGGCAGCCGAGCAATTCCTGGCCGCGCCCATCGCCGATTTCGATTCGGCCTGCGCCACGCTGCACAATCACACCATCCATGCGTTCAAACCACTGCTTTCGCGCATCGTTCCCAAGCACATCGAAGCGATGGTCGAGGCCTCCAAAGAATCGCTGGGTACCACGCCCGAGCCTGAACCAACCGCCAAGAAACCTGCGAAGAAAGACAGCAAGCCGATGACTGAAACTGCAACGTCCATCACGCAAGATGCCGCTGTGATCGGTATCGACGATTTCGCCAAGCTCGACCTGCGCGTGGGCAAGGTGCTCGCCTGTGAATTTGTCGATGGCTCGGACAAACTGCTGCGTTTTGAATTGGATGCCGGTCCGCTTGGCAAGCGCCAGATCTTCTCTGGCATTCGTGCCGCATACGGCGCGCCGGAAAAGCTGATCGGCCGCAATGTGGTGTTTATCGCCAACCTTGAGCCGCGCAAGATGCGTTTTGGTTTGTCTGAGGGGATGATTCTTTCCGCGGGCGATGGCGGTAGTGATTTGTTTCTGCTGGATGCGGATCAGGGGGCGAAGCCTGGGGCAACTGTTCGCTAA
- a CDS encoding DUF2147 domain-containing protein: MKHLSASKLLQFAMAACLLLSSAAAWAANDTPIGTWRQVDDETGKVKSIIQITDNNGELQGKVLQVLFSEDGPHPLCKKCGGDRKNQPVEGMTIMWGVHKNGDVWDGGKILDPKSGTVYKVKLNMGGGGQKLDVRGYVGFSLLGRSQTWLRSP; this comes from the coding sequence ATGAAACACCTGTCCGCATCGAAGCTGCTGCAATTCGCCATGGCAGCCTGCCTGTTGCTCAGCTCCGCCGCCGCCTGGGCCGCCAACGACACGCCAATAGGAACCTGGCGACAGGTCGATGACGAGACCGGCAAGGTGAAGTCCATCATTCAGATCACCGACAACAACGGGGAACTACAAGGCAAGGTGCTGCAAGTGCTGTTTTCCGAAGACGGCCCCCATCCGTTGTGCAAAAAATGTGGTGGCGACAGGAAGAATCAGCCGGTGGAAGGCATGACCATCATGTGGGGCGTGCACAAGAATGGCGACGTGTGGGATGGCGGCAAGATCCTCGATCCGAAGAGCGGCACGGTTTACAAGGTCAAGCTGAACATGGGCGGTGGCGGACAGAAGCTGGATGTGCGCGGCTATGTCGGCTTCTCGTTGCTGGGTCGCAGTCAGACGTGGTTGCGGTCGCCGTAA
- the apbC gene encoding iron-sulfur cluster carrier protein ApbC: MTQANEALVRRILGDLTDPHTGNPLAESIRAVGVDGARVSVDIQLGYPAAGASEPLAAQAKQALEADPTIDTAAISISSRIHAHKVQGALAPLGHVKNIIVVASGKGGVGKSTVSANLALALAAEGAKVGILDADIYGPSQPRMLGISGKPESPDGKSITPVTAHGLQAMSIGFLVDEETPMIWRGPMVTQAMMQLLNDTRWDMLDYLIIDLPPGTGDIQLTLSQKVPVAGAVIVTTPQDIALLDARKALKMFEKVDVPVLGIVENMATHICTSCGHEEHIFGAGGGQRMAEQYQVPYLGSLPLDIRIREQADGGTPTVVAMPDSDLAARYRDIARNAAGRLSRQPRNKSLGLGKIVVQGTPAA, encoded by the coding sequence ATGACGCAGGCGAATGAAGCTCTGGTACGCCGCATTCTCGGTGACCTTACCGATCCCCATACCGGCAATCCGCTGGCTGAATCCATCCGTGCCGTGGGCGTGGATGGCGCGAGGGTGTCGGTGGATATTCAACTAGGCTATCCCGCCGCTGGGGCGAGCGAGCCGCTGGCGGCGCAGGCGAAACAGGCGCTGGAGGCCGATCCGACCATCGATACCGCCGCCATTTCCATTAGCAGTCGCATCCATGCCCACAAAGTGCAGGGTGCGCTGGCGCCGTTGGGCCATGTGAAGAACATCATCGTAGTGGCGTCGGGCAAAGGTGGCGTGGGCAAATCCACCGTTTCTGCCAACCTGGCTTTGGCGCTGGCTGCAGAGGGTGCCAAGGTCGGCATTCTCGATGCGGATATCTACGGCCCCAGCCAGCCGCGCATGCTCGGCATCAGCGGCAAGCCCGAGTCGCCGGATGGCAAGAGCATCACCCCGGTGACCGCGCATGGGCTGCAGGCCATGTCGATTGGTTTCCTGGTCGATGAAGAAACGCCGATGATCTGGCGTGGTCCGATGGTGACGCAGGCGATGATGCAACTGCTCAACGATACGCGCTGGGACATGCTCGATTATCTGATCATCGACTTGCCACCAGGTACCGGCGACATCCAGCTCACGCTCTCGCAGAAAGTGCCGGTGGCCGGTGCGGTGATTGTCACCACGCCGCAGGACATTGCGCTGCTCGATGCACGCAAGGCGCTGAAGATGTTTGAAAAGGTGGACGTGCCAGTGTTGGGCATTGTCGAGAACATGGCGACGCATATCTGCACGAGCTGCGGCCATGAGGAGCACATTTTCGGTGCCGGTGGCGGGCAACGCATGGCTGAGCAGTACCAAGTGCCATACCTTGGCTCATTGCCGCTGGATATCCGCATCCGCGAGCAGGCCGATGGCGGTACCCCCACGGTGGTGGCCATGCCGGATTCGGACTTGGCCGCGCGCTATCGCGATATAGCCCGCAATGCTGCGGGCCGGCTGTCGCGCCAACCACGCAACAAGTCGCTGGGGCTGGGCAAGATCGTGGTGCAGGGTACGCCAGCTGCATGA
- the dcd gene encoding dCTP deaminase, whose translation MSIKSDKWIRRMADQQGMIEPYEPGQIKLRDGNKLVSYGTSSYGYDVRCAREFKIFTNINSTIVDPKAFDPTSFVDVEADVCIIPPNSFALARTVEYFRIPRQVLTVCLGKSTYARCGIIVNVTPLEPEWEGHVTLEFSNTTPLPAKIYANEGVAQMLFFESDEECETSYRDRGGKYQGQQGVTLPRT comes from the coding sequence GTGAGCATCAAATCCGATAAATGGATCCGCCGCATGGCGGATCAGCAAGGCATGATCGAACCCTATGAGCCGGGCCAGATCAAGTTGCGCGACGGCAACAAGCTGGTTTCCTATGGCACGTCCAGCTATGGCTACGACGTGCGTTGTGCGCGTGAATTCAAAATCTTTACCAACATCAATTCCACCATCGTCGATCCGAAGGCATTCGACCCGACCAGCTTCGTAGACGTGGAGGCGGACGTTTGCATCATTCCGCCCAACTCCTTCGCGTTGGCACGCACGGTGGAATACTTCCGCATTCCGCGCCAGGTGCTTACCGTGTGCCTGGGCAAGAGCACGTACGCACGCTGCGGCATCATCGTTAACGTCACGCCGCTGGAGCCGGAATGGGAAGGTCACGTGACGCTGGAGTTCTCCAACACCACCCCGCTCCCCGCCAAGATCTATGCCAACGAGGGTGTTGCGCAGATGCTGTTTTTCGAATCCGACGAGGAGTGCGAAACCAGCTACCGGGACCGCGGCGGTAAATACCAAGGCCAGCAAGGTGTGACCTTGCCCCGCACCTGA
- a CDS encoding dienelactone hydrolase family protein, translating into MGKNINIPTDGIQCIGAYVAEPSDKPKGGIVVIQEIFGVNAHVRSVADRFAAAGYTAIAPAFFDHLETGLELDYTDEGMRQGRQWVTELGLDRAVKDVAGAAEAIASAGKIGTVGYCWGGTVALLCAIRLSLPSVSYYGARNVPFLDEKAKAPVMFHFGEEDSSIPPQMVAKHREMLPQMDVHTYASAGHAFNRDIDPNHYHEASAKLAWQRTLAFFDTYLGNT; encoded by the coding sequence ATGGGCAAGAACATCAACATTCCGACCGACGGCATCCAATGCATCGGCGCCTATGTGGCCGAACCATCCGACAAACCCAAAGGGGGCATTGTGGTGATCCAGGAGATTTTCGGGGTCAATGCACATGTCCGCAGCGTGGCGGATCGTTTCGCCGCTGCGGGCTACACCGCGATTGCCCCGGCCTTTTTTGATCATCTGGAAACCGGTCTTGAACTCGACTACACCGATGAAGGCATGCGCCAGGGACGGCAATGGGTGACCGAATTGGGGCTGGATCGCGCGGTGAAAGACGTAGCCGGTGCGGCCGAAGCGATCGCGTCGGCCGGCAAGATCGGTACGGTGGGTTATTGCTGGGGCGGCACGGTTGCCCTGCTCTGTGCCATCCGTCTTAGCTTGCCTTCGGTGAGTTATTACGGCGCACGCAATGTGCCTTTCCTGGATGAAAAAGCCAAGGCGCCGGTGATGTTCCATTTCGGCGAGGAAGATTCGTCCATTCCGCCTCAGATGGTCGCCAAACATCGCGAGATGCTGCCGCAAATGGATGTCCACACCTACGCGAGCGCCGGGCACGCCTTCAATCGCGATATCGACCCGAACCATTACCACGAAGCAAGTGCGAAGCTTGCCTGGCAACGTACCTTGGCTTTCTTCGACACGTATCTGGGCAACACATGA
- a CDS encoding MASE1 domain-containing protein, whose product MGKGWLRSEWLKQIAVAAGYVIAYQAVHPVSTNAQFALGSGLRLIWLLFLPYRFWPTLVVGEFFPNFLAVYPCLDQLGPLWVVVRTVPPIAVMMPVVWYCREWMGLFPSKRLINIKALLTSMLGSSLALTAYSFLAIAMASSVPGALPATPSIAFCYFAGYYFAMLALAPWPLMARYELRTRQWRKQIGRALESRLLLEGMTVMLPATVFLAIVSSRAGESYSQLVLMAMFLPVTWLTLRHGWRAAALGGTITIVCAAIVLPNEVDKVDVEVIQTELFLAVTITSLFALGTRISAQLREGRKYQHESMSAKSQARQGYSQIDQRLRQTAQALEYVAGTLHVTNGRLLQHIRRIYPHIESESFYKQAVAAHSQVFQLAENLHPIAWRERGLPAALQETIGRALEEAGIAYQCDIKGRGFTRMQPAVLAAAYRSACEAVVYVASRLACSSLHLTIRGGETNGARWVFVGVEGAMENASVVRSINAISDRRQIAVKLGAMGLDISELRDHVRLFDGCMHQNAEGERMRLSILMHDARMLPREDLAPVRQWWAQ is encoded by the coding sequence ATGGGGAAAGGGTGGTTAAGAAGCGAGTGGCTGAAGCAAATTGCGGTCGCTGCCGGGTATGTGATTGCCTATCAGGCGGTGCACCCAGTCTCTACTAACGCGCAGTTCGCATTGGGCTCTGGGCTGCGATTGATTTGGTTACTGTTCCTGCCATACCGCTTTTGGCCCACACTCGTCGTCGGCGAGTTTTTTCCGAATTTCCTGGCGGTTTACCCGTGTCTTGATCAGTTAGGACCGCTTTGGGTAGTAGTGCGGACGGTCCCTCCGATTGCCGTCATGATGCCGGTCGTATGGTATTGCCGCGAGTGGATGGGGCTTTTCCCAAGTAAGCGTCTGATCAACATCAAGGCATTGCTGACATCCATGTTGGGATCGTCGCTAGCACTGACTGCGTACAGCTTTCTAGCGATTGCGATGGCGAGCAGCGTGCCCGGCGCATTGCCTGCAACGCCATCCATCGCTTTCTGTTACTTCGCTGGCTACTACTTCGCCATGCTTGCTTTAGCGCCATGGCCACTCATGGCGCGCTATGAGCTGCGCACAAGACAGTGGCGAAAACAGATTGGCCGCGCCCTGGAAAGCAGACTGTTGCTCGAAGGCATGACGGTTATGTTGCCCGCTACGGTATTTCTCGCCATCGTGAGCAGTCGTGCTGGTGAAAGCTATTCGCAACTCGTATTGATGGCCATGTTTTTGCCTGTCACTTGGCTTACCTTGCGCCATGGGTGGCGTGCTGCTGCGCTCGGTGGAACAATTACCATTGTTTGCGCCGCAATTGTTTTGCCAAATGAGGTAGACAAGGTCGATGTAGAAGTGATCCAGACCGAGCTATTCCTTGCGGTCACTATCACCAGTCTCTTTGCTCTCGGTACGCGCATTAGCGCGCAACTCAGGGAGGGAAGGAAGTATCAACATGAGTCCATGAGTGCCAAATCTCAGGCAAGACAGGGATATTCGCAGATCGATCAGCGCCTGCGACAAACGGCACAGGCTTTGGAATACGTAGCGGGCACGCTACATGTCACTAATGGACGCTTGCTGCAACACATTCGCCGTATCTATCCGCATATTGAAAGTGAAAGCTTCTACAAGCAGGCGGTGGCCGCGCATAGCCAAGTGTTTCAGCTTGCCGAAAACCTTCACCCGATAGCTTGGCGTGAACGTGGTTTGCCGGCGGCGTTGCAAGAAACGATTGGCCGTGCTTTGGAAGAGGCTGGCATTGCGTACCAGTGCGACATCAAGGGGCGTGGTTTCACCCGGATGCAGCCTGCCGTGCTTGCTGCTGCATACCGCTCAGCGTGTGAAGCAGTAGTGTATGTTGCCTCACGCCTGGCCTGCTCAAGTCTGCATCTAACGATACGCGGTGGAGAAACCAACGGTGCGCGCTGGGTGTTTGTCGGTGTTGAGGGGGCGATGGAGAACGCAAGCGTAGTGCGTTCCATCAATGCCATCTCCGATCGCCGCCAGATTGCTGTCAAGCTTGGCGCGATGGGCTTGGACATTAGCGAACTACGCGATCATGTGCGCTTGTTTGACGGCTGCATGCACCAAAACGCAGAGGGAGAGCGCATGCGGCTCTCCATACTAATGCATGACGCACGAATGCTTCCTCGCGAGGATTTGGCACCCGTGCGTCAGTGGTGGGCGCAGTAG